In Ostrea edulis chromosome 4, xbOstEdul1.1, whole genome shotgun sequence, a single window of DNA contains:
- the LOC125671761 gene encoding DIS3-like exonuclease 1, whose protein sequence is MVHDSKLEKSNKQLRLRSGHGRNVSVVREVYRREDVPCQSQLCLSDCQNATGDGGMGLLPADINHYLVPDCRVAREFLEVLENPVVTGIIFLQTVVHSVQHEGSRRLYNRLRNLVKDKRKASIIFHNEFQKYAYCERDQGETLADWQTRSTYTAAEWFYHHLAGQKPIIMVTLNKKAIEAYGNKTQNVFVLSLEDYLRKFWQSHIPEVMELYESLTASLETKVKGKDYKGYLPMDILEAGVKSGRFVQGHINVNRSNAGLEAFVKQKRSSKIDDADRDILIHGMSCRNRAVHGDLVVVEMLPRSEWKGRSSVIKENQEGQVEEAEEDGVSDGNVMPTGRVVGISQRNWREYVASFASDEKVSEKGGKVLVIPWDYRIPKIRISTRQVEKLKDQRIVVRIDSWEIDSQYPNGHFVKSLGAIGDLEAEISAILLENTIHASEFSEAQMKELPVDTPENPWCIEDTELSKRRDLRSSHLIFSIDPKGCEDVDDTLSVRYLDNGNLELGVHIADVTHFVRPGSLTDMEAQSRSTTVYLADRRYDMLPGILSANLCSLISGVDRYAMSVIWELDKDFEVVNVWYGKTIIRSSYKLFYEMAQAMHDGIAMSEIIENVPELQNLSKKEMKNRVDELRSAVVLLMKIARRLKARRVCGGALELESVEVQVQLTETKSIENLTPKDHLEIHDTIAECMIFANHWVAKKIAEVFPNQTLLRHHPLPKNEQFENLKNCAKNKGFEVKTSSNKDLADTLDVCVDPNDPIVNRILRMLATQAMSVASYFSTGSLSRDQFFHYGLALDYYTHFTSPIRRYADVLVHRQLMAAVQGQGSELLPGNQELDMLSEHINHQHRAAQNAQRDSQELFQYLYFKQKDADDVCCVADAIIFQLRANGLMVFVPRYGIRGPVYLRNKDGQVIFVMNTGHSEWTNGNITKSEGSISINSVLGTQTFHLLDHITVKITLHSSRAHASSLRLELISNEGYELDQKLSAADKSSKSQKQAIIQEVTAIAEEKRNQSSTEETSSRFQSLKEEFGQTPESVSLYTLFQSFKEQAVTPVAQQ, encoded by the exons ATGGTTCACGACAGTAAACTGGAGAAGAGCAATAAGCAACTAAGACTGAGGAGTGGTCACGGAAGGAACGTCAGTGTAGTGAGGGAGGTGTACAGGAGAGAGGATGTCCCTTGTCAGAGCCAACTCTGTCTTAGTGACTGTCAAAACGCCACAG GTGATGGTGGAATGGGATTGCTGCCAGCAGATATCAACCATTACCTTGTCCCAGACTGTCGAGTAGCCAGAGAATTCCTGGAAGTCTTGGAGAACCCAGTAGTAACCGGGATCATATTCCTTCAAACAGTGGTTCATTCT GTTCAGCATGAAGGAAGTAGGCGTTTATACAACAGATTGAGAAATCTTGTTAAAGACAAACGAAAAGCCTCCATCATATTCCACAATGAATTCCAAAAGTATGCATACTGTGAGAGAGACCAAGGAGAAACACTGGCTGACTGGCAGACAAG AAGTACATACACAGCAGCTGAGTGGTTTTACCATCACCTGGCTGGCCAGAAACCCATCATCATGGTCACTCTGAATAAAAAG GCTATAGAGGCATATGGAAACAAGACACAGAATGTGTTTGTCTTATCGCTGGAGGATTATCTGAGAAAATTCTGGCAGTCTCATATACCAGAGGTCATGGAGCTGTATGAGTCATTGACTGCATCATTGGAaacaaaggtcaaag GGAAGGACTACAAGGGCTATCTCCCAATGGACATCCTAGAGGCTGGTGTAAAGTCAGGGCGGTTTGTCCAGGGTCATATCAACGTGAACAGGAGCAATGCAGGACTAGAAGCGTTTGTCAAACAGAAAAG GTCTTCAAAGATTGATGATGCCGATAGAGATATCCTGATACATGGAATGTCCTGCAGAAACCGAGCTGTCCATGGCGACTTGGTTGTCGTGGAGATGTTACCAAGGTCAGAGTGGAAAGGAAGGTCAAGTGTCATCAAGGAAAACCAGGAAG GTCAGGTGGAGGAAGCTGAGGAGGATGGTGTCTCTGATGGCAATGTAATGCCAACAGGTCGCGTGGTAGGGATCTCACAGAGGAACTGGAGGGAGTATGTGGCTTCTTTTGCTTCTGATGAG aaagtTAGTGAAAAGGGTGGAAAGGTTTTGGTAATTCCATGGGATTATCGCATTCCAAAGATACGTATCAGCACACGGCAAGTTGAGAAACTGAAGGACCAGAGAATTGTTGTTCGCATTGACTCATGGGAAATCGACTCCCAGTATCCTAATGGACATTTCGTAAAAAGTCTTGGAGCCATTGGAGATTTGGAGGCAGaaatatcagcaattcttctgGAGAACACAATCCATGCCTCAGAATTTTCTGAAGCACAG ATGAAGGAACTCCCTGTGGACACACCAGAGAACCCCTGGTGTATAGAAGACACAGAATTAAGCAAACGTCGGGATTTACGCTCTTCTCATTTGATTTTCTCTATTGACCCCAAAGGCTGTGAGGACGTGGATGACACACTCTCTGTAAG ATACTTGGACAATGGAAATCTTGAACTGGGAGTTCACATTGCTGATGTAACACATTTTGTGAGACCTGGCTCCCTGACAGACATGGAGGCCCAGAGTCGGTCCACCACCGTGTACCTGGCTGACCGACGCTACGACATGTTACCAGGGATACTTAGTGCCAACCTGTGTTCGTTGATTAGCGGGGTGGATAG GTATGCCATGAGTGTTATATGGGAACTGGACAAAGACTTTGAGGTGGTCAACGTTTGGTATGGAAAAACAATTATCCGATCAAGTTATAAACTATTTTATGAG atGGCACAAGCAATGCATGATGGAATAGCAATGTCTGAAATAATAGAAAATGTTCCTGAACTTCAAAATTTGTCTAAAAAGGAGATGAAAAATAg AGTTGATGAGTTGCGGTCTGCTGTGGTGTTACTGATGAAGATAGCGAGACGTCTGAAGGCAAGACGTGTGTGTGGAGGTGCTCTGGAACTTGAAAGTGTTGAGGTCCAAGTCCAGCTGACTGAGACGAAGAGCATAGAGAACCTCACTCCTAAAGAT CACTTGGAAATCCATGACACCATAGCAGAGTGTATGATTTTCGCCAACCACTGGGTGGCAAAGAAGATTGCAGAGGTGTTCCCAAACCAAACCTTG TTAAGACACCACCCCTTGCCAAAAAATGAGCAATTTGAAAATCTGAAGAACTGTGCCAAAAACAAGGGTTTTGAAGTCAAAACTTCCTCAAACAAAGATCTTGCAGACACACTTGATGTCTGTGTAGATCCCAACGACCCCATAGTTAATAGG ATTCTCAGAATGCTGGCTACACAGGCCATGTCGGTGGCATCCTACTTTTCAACTGGTTCTCTGTCACGGGACCAGTTTTTCCACTATGGTTTAGCTCTGGACTACTACACACATTTTACTTCCCCCATCAGGAGATATGCAGATGTGCTG GTACACAGACAGTTGATGGCAGCCGTACAGGGGCAGGGTTCAGAACTATTACCTGGTAATCAGGAATTGGACATGCTGTCTGAACACATTAATCACCAACACAGG GCAGCTCAGAATGCACAGAGGGATTCCCAGGAACTGTTCCAGTACttgtatttcaaacaaaaagATGCAGATGATGTGTGCTGTGTGGCTGATGCTATTATATTTCAGCTCAGAGCTAATGGTCTCATGGTGTTTGTCCCAAG GTATGGCATACGGGGACCTGTTTATTTACGCAACAAAGATGGGCAAGTTATATTTGTGATGAATACTGGTCATTCAGAGTGGACAAATGGCAACATTACAAAGTCTGAGGGCAGTATTAGTATAAACAGTGTACTGGGCACCCAGACATTTCACTTGCTGGATCACATTACA GTAAAAATAACACTGCACAGCTCTCGAGCACATGCTTCCTCTCTTAGACTTGAACTGATCTCAAATGAGGGCTATGAATTGGATCAAAAACTGTCTGCAGCTGATAAATCCTCAAAGAGCCAGAAGCAGGCCATAATACAG GAGGTGACTGCCATTGCTGAGGAGAAACGCAATCAGTCTTCCACCGAAGAAACCAGTTCCAGATTTCAATCGCTTAAGGAGGAGTTTGGTCAGACTCCTGAAAGTGTCAGCTTGTACACACTGTTCCAGTCCTTTAAAGAACAAGCTGTAACTCCTGTTGCCCAGCAATGA